A single Filimonas effusa DNA region contains:
- a CDS encoding XRE family transcriptional regulator, producing MSHAGKNLRYLRKLRGWTQEEFANKLNIKRSLVGAYEEERAEPRLEVLEHICGIFKLSLDELLLKDLTGAPKAGGGSYLDKRRQLKTGGEAQHIHFVPVKAAAGYLAGYADPEFVDELNTFTLPMLAPGHYRAFEIVGDSMLPTPSGSVIVGEKVDDIEDVKSSNTYIVISRNEGIVYKRILRNNRVKNKMTLVSDNPIYEPYNINSEDVLEVWKAQMVITKANMQQRWDVNQLAGLVNDLQEQVTTLKKKIVN from the coding sequence ATGAGTCATGCCGGAAAGAATCTACGTTACCTGCGCAAGCTGCGTGGCTGGACACAGGAGGAATTTGCGAACAAGCTGAACATAAAGCGTTCCCTGGTAGGCGCCTACGAGGAGGAACGCGCTGAGCCACGGCTGGAAGTGCTGGAACACATCTGCGGCATCTTCAAGTTAAGTCTTGATGAATTATTACTGAAAGACCTTACAGGCGCTCCCAAAGCGGGCGGTGGCAGTTATCTCGATAAACGCCGGCAGTTGAAAACCGGGGGAGAGGCGCAGCATATTCACTTTGTTCCTGTAAAGGCGGCAGCCGGTTACCTGGCGGGTTATGCCGATCCTGAGTTTGTGGATGAGCTGAACACCTTTACCCTTCCTATGCTGGCTCCCGGCCATTACCGTGCCTTTGAGATCGTTGGTGACAGTATGCTGCCAACTCCGAGCGGAAGTGTTATTGTAGGTGAAAAAGTAGATGATATAGAGGATGTAAAGTCCAGCAATACCTATATCGTTATCTCCCGTAACGAGGGTATCGTTTATAAACGCATTTTGCGTAACAACAGGGTAAAGAATAAAATGACCCTGGTAAGTGATAACCCTATTTATGAGCCATACAACATCAATAGTGAAGATGTACTTGAAGTATGGAAAGCGCAGATGGTTATTACAAAGGCCAATATGCAGCAGCGCTGGGATGTAAACCAACTGGCAGGATTGGTAAACGACCTGCAGGAACAGGTGACCACCTTAAAGAAGAAGATCGTAAACTAG
- a CDS encoding ligase-associated DNA damage response DEXH box helicase, with protein sequence MTKLADTKGYHIISEWLKDKGYKAFAFQEETWKHIHAGESGLVNAPTGFGKTFSVFLGAVIQFMNTYPATYRSRKKNGLQLLWITPLRALAKDIGRAMEEVIAETGLSWQVGIRNGDTATSERQRQKRNVPEVLIITPESLHLMLAQRDYTEVFKTLRVIAVDEWHELLGSKRGVQMELALSRLINLRHTTAPAPPDAAIDVPATNPKKKAAAPSHNNTNAPGAENTPPQTNSLSVWGISATIGNLEQAKEVLMAPLKKTGVIVKARLSKPIHVESILPDEIEKYPWAGHLGIKLAHKLLPVIEQSKTTLLFINTRGMSERWYQTLLTIAPELAGAIALHHGSIEQELRIWVEEALHTETLKVVVCTASLDLGVDFRPVDTVIQVGSPKGVARFLQRAGRSGHQPGQISKIYFVPTHSLELVEAAAIKQAIKEELIESREPMALCFDVLVQYMCTLAIGEGFVSQQLYEEVKSTWCYSEITEDDWRRALTHITTGGAALTQYDEYRKVEPVNGIYRILNRRIAMHHRMQIGTIVSDAMLKVKFMSGGYIGLIEEYFISRLSPGDSFTLAGRNLALVQIKDMTVIVKKSTASKSIVPSWNGGRMPLSANLGMMLRQTFNVALSKKAKEPELKILLPLFELQEQLSHIPQSNELLIEHIATKDGYHVFVYPFEGRLVHEAMATLLAYRISNTMPITFSIAMNDYGFELLSDQPIPIDDTNVLDLFSSDNLINDIQRSANATEMAKRKFRDVAVIGGLVFQGYPGEHKKARHLQSSASLLFKVFADYDPDNILLRQAYQEVLDQQMEEARLRAALERIQHSKIVITVPDRLTPFCFPIKVDSLRENMSSEQLEDRVRKMQEQLER encoded by the coding sequence ATGACAAAACTGGCGGACACCAAAGGATACCATATCATTTCCGAATGGTTGAAGGATAAAGGTTATAAGGCCTTTGCCTTCCAGGAAGAAACCTGGAAACATATTCATGCCGGCGAAAGCGGCCTGGTGAATGCACCTACCGGGTTCGGCAAAACTTTTTCCGTATTCCTGGGAGCTGTGATACAATTCATGAACACCTATCCGGCAACTTACCGTTCCAGGAAAAAGAACGGATTACAGTTGTTATGGATAACGCCATTACGCGCACTGGCCAAGGATATCGGGCGGGCCATGGAAGAAGTGATTGCGGAAACAGGATTAAGCTGGCAGGTAGGCATCCGCAACGGCGATACCGCTACGTCTGAACGCCAGCGCCAAAAACGTAATGTGCCGGAAGTGCTCATCATTACACCCGAAAGCTTACACCTCATGCTGGCACAGCGCGATTATACTGAGGTCTTTAAAACACTCCGTGTAATTGCCGTTGATGAATGGCACGAACTGCTCGGCAGTAAAAGAGGCGTGCAAATGGAACTGGCGCTGTCACGTCTCATCAACCTTCGGCATACAACAGCCCCTGCCCCCCCTGACGCCGCAATAGATGTTCCGGCAACAAACCCAAAGAAAAAAGCTGCTGCACCCAGCCACAATAACACCAACGCACCAGGAGCAGAAAATACACCTCCACAAACGAATAGCCTGTCGGTATGGGGCATCAGCGCAACCATAGGCAACCTTGAGCAGGCAAAGGAAGTACTGATGGCGCCACTGAAGAAAACGGGCGTTATTGTAAAAGCCCGGCTTTCAAAACCTATACACGTAGAATCCATCTTACCCGACGAAATAGAAAAATATCCCTGGGCAGGCCACCTGGGCATCAAGCTCGCGCATAAGCTGCTGCCGGTAATAGAACAAAGCAAAACAACACTGCTGTTCATCAATACCCGCGGCATGAGCGAACGATGGTATCAAACCTTACTCACCATAGCGCCGGAACTGGCAGGAGCCATTGCACTACACCACGGCAGTATTGAACAGGAATTACGCATTTGGGTAGAAGAGGCCCTGCATACCGAAACCCTGAAAGTGGTGGTATGTACCGCCAGCCTCGACCTGGGGGTCGACTTCCGGCCGGTAGATACCGTCATCCAGGTGGGTTCTCCAAAAGGCGTAGCCCGCTTCCTGCAACGCGCCGGCAGAAGCGGTCACCAGCCCGGACAGATCAGTAAGATCTACTTTGTTCCTACCCACTCCCTCGAGCTGGTGGAAGCCGCCGCTATCAAACAGGCCATCAAAGAAGAACTCATCGAAAGCCGCGAGCCAATGGCCTTGTGCTTCGATGTACTGGTGCAATATATGTGTACCCTGGCGATAGGAGAAGGATTTGTTTCGCAGCAACTCTATGAAGAAGTAAAGTCTACCTGGTGTTATTCCGAGATCACGGAAGACGACTGGCGGCGGGCGCTTACGCATATCACAACAGGAGGCGCCGCCCTCACGCAATACGATGAATACAGGAAGGTAGAACCCGTAAACGGCATCTACCGTATCCTCAACAGGCGTATAGCCATGCATCACCGTATGCAGATAGGCACCATCGTAAGCGATGCCATGCTGAAAGTAAAATTCATGAGCGGCGGCTATATAGGACTGATTGAAGAATATTTCATCAGCCGCCTTTCGCCGGGAGATAGTTTTACACTGGCCGGCAGAAACCTCGCATTGGTACAGATCAAGGATATGACGGTGATCGTCAAAAAATCTACCGCCTCAAAAAGCATCGTGCCCAGCTGGAACGGCGGCCGTATGCCACTTTCCGCAAACCTGGGTATGATGCTGCGGCAAACGTTTAACGTGGCGCTCAGCAAAAAAGCAAAAGAGCCCGAATTAAAGATCCTGCTGCCTTTATTTGAACTGCAGGAACAGTTGTCACACATACCGCAATCCAATGAACTGCTGATTGAACATATCGCTACGAAAGATGGCTATCATGTTTTTGTATACCCTTTCGAAGGACGCCTCGTACATGAAGCTATGGCCACCTTGCTGGCTTACCGCATCAGCAATACTATGCCCATTACTTTTTCGATAGCCATGAACGACTATGGCTTCGAGTTACTCAGCGACCAGCCCATACCTATCGACGACACCAATGTGCTGGACCTGTTTTCTTCCGATAACCTCATCAACGACATTCAACGCAGCGCCAATGCCACAGAAATGGCCAAGCGGAAGTTCAGGGATGTTGCCGTCATCGGGGGACTTGTATTCCAGGGCTACCCCGGCGAACACAAAAAAGCACGGCACCTGCAATCATCCGCCTCTCTGCTGTTCAAGGTCTTTGCAGACTATGACCCGGATAATATCTTACTAAGGCAGGCTTACCAGGAAGTGCTCGACCAGCAGATGGAAGAAGCACGTTTACGCGCAGCATTGGAACGTATTCAGCATAGTAAGATCGTGATTACTGTACCCGACCGGCTTACTCCGTTTTGTTTCCCCATTAAAGTAGATAGCCTGAGAGAAAATATGTCGTCGGAACAACTCGAAGATCGCGTACGGAAAATGCAGGAACAACTCGAGCGATGA
- a CDS encoding histone deacetylase family protein, giving the protein MIRIAFDPIYIHPIPEGHRFPMSKYELIPGQLLHEGTITSQHLFRPEVCALEQVLWTHDKDYVDKLLHQTLSASEQRKIGFIQSPLLTQRELVIAQGTIDCCEYAFRQGVALNVAGGTHHAFAGRGEGFCLLNDMAIAANYLLHNGKAKQILVIDLDVHQGNGTASIFRHEPRVFTFSMHGAHNYPFHKEQSDLDVPLTDGTDTSTYLSLLQEHLPALIEKVKPDFAFFLSGVDILSTDKFGKLKVSMEGVRERDYYVFHLLRQKGIPVTVAMGGGYSPDVRSIVEAHCNTFRTAVNLYE; this is encoded by the coding sequence ATGATAAGAATTGCATTTGATCCCATCTACATTCACCCCATTCCGGAAGGACATCGTTTTCCGATGTCGAAATATGAGCTGATCCCGGGACAATTATTGCATGAGGGAACTATCACCTCCCAACACCTGTTCCGGCCTGAAGTATGCGCACTTGAACAGGTTTTATGGACCCACGATAAGGATTATGTTGATAAGCTGCTGCATCAAACACTAAGCGCTTCGGAACAGCGCAAAATAGGATTTATACAATCGCCGCTGCTTACACAGCGGGAACTGGTAATTGCCCAGGGAACTATTGATTGCTGTGAATATGCTTTCCGGCAGGGGGTAGCTTTAAATGTCGCCGGCGGCACCCATCATGCTTTTGCCGGCCGTGGCGAAGGGTTTTGTTTATTGAACGATATGGCAATAGCAGCCAATTACCTGCTGCACAATGGCAAAGCCAAACAGATCCTGGTCATAGACCTCGATGTACACCAGGGCAACGGCACTGCCAGCATTTTCCGCCACGAACCCAGGGTCTTCACTTTCAGCATGCATGGCGCGCATAACTACCCTTTTCATAAAGAACAGTCAGACCTGGATGTGCCGTTAACCGATGGCACAGACACCAGCACCTATTTATCTCTATTACAGGAACACCTGCCTGCACTGATAGAAAAGGTAAAACCAGACTTCGCCTTTTTCTTATCAGGAGTAGACATCCTGTCAACCGATAAGTTCGGCAAGCTGAAAGTAAGCATGGAAGGCGTCAGGGAAAGGGACTACTATGTATTTCACCTGCTCCGGCAAAAGGGCATCCCCGTAACAGTTGCCATGGGCGGCGGATACTCCCCCGATGTACGTTCAATTGTTGAAGCACATTGCAATACATTCAGAACTGCCGTTAATTTATACGAATGA
- the surE gene encoding 5'/3'-nucleotidase SurE, whose product MAKAKKAKTTKKEEPVILITNDDGITAPGIRALVESVKGLGKIVVVAPDKPQSGMGHAITIGHPLRLQRSSVFTDVEAWQCSGTPVDCVKLAVDKVLHRKPDICLSGVNHGANHSINVIYSGTMSAALEAAIESIPSIGFSLLDYSVEADFTGAQHYARLLVQQILGKKIDKHLCLNVNIPPTPVELLKGLKVCRQAYAKYEEEFAERKDPHDKTYYWLTGEFVNFDKGRDTDVWALANNYVSVVPVQFDLTHYLLKEKLEKSLITK is encoded by the coding sequence ATGGCAAAAGCAAAAAAAGCAAAGACGACGAAGAAGGAAGAGCCGGTTATTCTGATCACCAATGACGATGGTATCACAGCACCTGGAATAAGAGCCCTGGTTGAATCGGTAAAGGGATTAGGTAAGATAGTAGTAGTTGCTCCGGACAAACCTCAGAGCGGTATGGGACACGCTATTACCATCGGGCATCCGCTGCGTTTACAACGCTCCAGCGTATTCACCGATGTAGAAGCATGGCAGTGCAGCGGCACTCCTGTCGATTGCGTGAAGCTGGCTGTTGACAAAGTATTGCACCGTAAACCCGATATCTGTTTAAGCGGTGTGAACCACGGCGCCAACCATTCTATTAACGTTATTTATTCCGGCACCATGTCGGCAGCGCTTGAAGCCGCGATAGAAAGTATTCCCAGTATAGGTTTCAGCCTGCTGGATTATAGCGTAGAGGCCGATTTTACAGGAGCACAGCATTATGCACGGCTACTTGTTCAACAGATCCTCGGCAAAAAAATAGACAAGCATCTTTGCCTGAATGTAAATATCCCTCCTACCCCGGTGGAATTACTGAAAGGATTAAAAGTATGCCGCCAGGCCTATGCCAAATACGAGGAAGAGTTTGCAGAAAGAAAAGACCCGCATGATAAAACCTATTACTGGCTTACAGGCGAGTTTGTAAACTTCGACAAAGGCAGGGATACCGATGTATGGGCTTTGGCTAATAACTATGTAAGCGTAGTGCCTGTTCAATTTGATCTGACACATTACCTGTTGAAGGAAAAATTAGAAAAATCGCTAATCACCAAATAA
- a CDS encoding ATP-dependent DNA ligase, with product MTTLLPDQYLHGFNGFAALVQALGTATGTNDKLDALAQYFVTAEDNDKVWVIALFSGRRPRRIASTTLLQQWSNELSGTPAWLFEECYHTVGDLAETIALLLPPPVASATESYSLSYYLEQLITLEKQDEAIKKAFVVHHWQHMNREERFVFNKLLTGGFRIGVSQKMMVNALAKKIALSASVIAHRISGNWDPATTKFQELLLEQEAPVDFSRPYPFYLAYALDQDPQQLGDPGEWQAEWKWDGIRGQIIKRNNELFVWSRGEELMTEKFPEYHSLLSLLPDGVALDGEIIPSINGKPMPFAILQTRIGRKNITKKNLSESPIAFYAYDLLEHEGADIREQPLDIRRPLLEQIVTAANHPALQLSPVIPFVNWSQLAEIREQSRSQLAEGLMLKRRSASYQVGRKVGDWWKWKIQPLTIDAVMIYAQKGHGRRSNLYTDYTFAVKDGDKLVSFTKAYSGLTDKEFNEVDAFVKRNSLEKFGPVRTVKPELVFEIAFEGIAASNRHKSGVALRFPRISRWRKDKKADEINTLEDLKKMLENRS from the coding sequence ATGACAACACTACTGCCAGATCAATATCTTCACGGGTTCAACGGCTTTGCTGCACTGGTGCAGGCATTGGGCACAGCTACCGGTACCAACGACAAGCTCGATGCACTTGCCCAATATTTCGTAACCGCGGAAGACAACGATAAGGTTTGGGTAATCGCCTTATTCAGCGGCCGCCGCCCGCGGCGGATAGCCAGCACCACTTTACTGCAGCAATGGAGTAACGAATTATCAGGTACACCCGCCTGGCTATTCGAAGAATGTTATCATACCGTAGGCGATCTTGCAGAAACCATTGCCTTACTACTCCCCCCGCCTGTTGCCAGCGCTACGGAAAGCTATAGTCTCTCCTATTATCTCGAACAGTTGATAACACTGGAGAAACAGGACGAAGCTATCAAGAAAGCATTTGTTGTCCACCACTGGCAACACATGAACAGGGAAGAACGGTTTGTATTCAATAAACTGCTTACCGGCGGCTTCCGCATTGGCGTTTCACAAAAGATGATGGTGAACGCACTGGCCAAAAAGATCGCGCTCTCCGCATCCGTTATCGCTCACCGAATCAGCGGCAACTGGGACCCCGCAACTACTAAATTCCAGGAATTACTGCTCGAACAGGAAGCACCGGTAGATTTCTCACGCCCCTACCCCTTCTATTTAGCTTATGCATTGGACCAGGACCCGCAACAGCTCGGCGACCCCGGAGAATGGCAGGCCGAATGGAAATGGGATGGCATCCGCGGCCAGATCATTAAACGCAATAACGAACTCTTCGTATGGAGCAGGGGCGAAGAACTGATGACAGAGAAATTCCCCGAATACCATAGCCTGCTTTCCTTACTGCCCGATGGCGTGGCACTCGACGGTGAGATCATTCCAAGCATCAACGGCAAACCTATGCCCTTTGCAATCCTGCAAACCCGCATAGGACGTAAAAACATCACTAAAAAAAACCTATCCGAATCACCCATTGCCTTTTATGCCTACGACCTGCTGGAACACGAAGGCGCAGACATAAGAGAACAACCGCTCGATATACGCCGGCCCTTGCTGGAGCAGATTGTAACAGCAGCCAACCATCCCGCACTGCAGTTATCACCCGTCATTCCTTTTGTCAACTGGTCGCAATTGGCAGAGATCCGCGAACAATCAAGATCACAGCTTGCAGAAGGACTTATGCTGAAAAGAAGATCAGCCAGCTACCAGGTGGGACGAAAAGTAGGCGACTGGTGGAAATGGAAGATCCAGCCACTGACAATAGACGCAGTGATGATCTACGCCCAGAAAGGCCATGGCAGACGCAGTAACCTCTATACCGACTATACCTTCGCCGTAAAGGACGGCGACAAACTGGTAAGCTTTACCAAAGCGTACTCCGGTTTAACCGACAAAGAGTTCAACGAGGTCGATGCCTTCGTAAAACGAAACTCCCTCGAAAAGTTTGGCCCCGTACGCACAGTAAAGCCAGAGCTGGTGTTCGAGATCGCATTTGAAGGCATCGCAGCAAGCAACCGTCATAAAAGCGGCGTAGCACTGCGCTTTCCACGCATCAGCAGGTGGCGGAAGGATAAAAAAGCCGATGAAATTAACACGCTGGAAGACCTGAAAAAGATGCTGGAGAATAGGTCATAG
- the pdeM gene encoding ligase-associated DNA damage response endonuclease PdeM, with the protein MFSTAQHSISGNNFWLSSERSVYWEEKQAIILSDLHLGKTGHFRKAGIAIPQTVLHHDLQRLVHLLEFYSPKEVIIVGDLFHSRENKEMDLFLDWRSSWSSIDFRLVKGNHDILPDSWYHRAGIITHHRSYVTEGFCFTHDPSDCAPGSHYTFSGHVHPGIRLSGMGKQSLQFPCYYFGDAVAILPAFSHFTGLALLQPEKEDTVFAIVNQSVIAL; encoded by the coding sequence ATGTTTTCAACGGCACAGCATTCTATTTCAGGTAATAATTTCTGGCTTTCTTCGGAGCGATCTGTCTATTGGGAAGAGAAACAGGCGATTATCCTTTCCGATCTTCACCTTGGTAAAACAGGGCATTTCAGGAAAGCAGGTATTGCCATTCCTCAAACAGTATTACATCACGATCTGCAACGCCTGGTGCATTTACTGGAATTCTATAGCCCAAAGGAAGTGATCATCGTAGGTGATCTTTTTCATAGCAGGGAAAACAAGGAAATGGATCTTTTCCTCGATTGGCGCAGCAGCTGGTCTTCCATTGACTTCAGGCTGGTAAAGGGGAACCATGATATTTTGCCGGACAGCTGGTATCACCGTGCAGGCATTATCACCCATCATCGTAGCTATGTAACAGAAGGTTTCTGCTTTACACACGATCCTTCAGATTGTGCGCCGGGCAGTCATTATACTTTTTCAGGGCATGTGCATCCGGGTATCCGCCTTAGTGGTATGGGTAAGCAGTCATTGCAATTTCCCTGTTATTATTTCGGCGATGCAGTAGCGATCCTGCCTGCGTTTAGCCATTTTACCGGCCTGGCATTATTACAGCCGGAGAAAGAGGATACTGTATTCGCAATTGTGAACCAGTCGGTCATCGCACTGTAG